The Zygosaccharomyces rouxii strain CBS732 chromosome A complete sequence genome window below encodes:
- a CDS encoding uncharacterized protein (similar to uniprot|P38318 Saccharomyces cerevisiae YBR220C Hypothetical ORF) has product MAGKKNLAKHDLPQFYLLVALYFLQGIPVGLAFGTIPFLLKSMAKDTSFTTLGIFSIATYPYSLKILWSPIVDSIYDSKVGRRRSWIIPIQLLSGSMLFILGWAVSNNLVFKGVDDAFHGRHTNGLHDLNILTLAWYFGLLVFLCATQDIAVDGWALTILSAQSLSYASTAQTVGINLGFFLSFTIFISLNSSDFANKYFRSQPLEHGFVSLGGYMKFAGILYILVTIYVIMFTRERPLDDVLPRLGPSAAKKYDESKYAAEYPDGDAIGTSNKASIKYTYKCFGRILKLKSVQTLVFIHLTSKLAFQCNEAATNLKLLERGFKKEDLAVTVLIDVPFEVIFGYYVAKWSSESNHHHHSPRPIVSHRNSWVRFLVGDPGILTPWLWGFLGRLAAAALGSYVLSVFPKDSQITKPFFLLVIIQHLLGSFMNTVQFVGISAFHTRVADPVVGGTYMTLLNTLSNFGGTWPRLIIMSMINYFTVYECYVPATNHAITYQGGSMERCTEGLNGKLSILRDGYYVTNGMCVLFGLILYFGFLKKKAQQLQTIPVDSWRCS; this is encoded by the coding sequence ATGGCAGGGAAAAAGAATTTAGCTAAGCATGATTTGCCTCAATTTTACCTGTTGGTAGCCCTCTATTTCCTACAAGGTATACCTGTCGGGTTAGCATTTGGTACTATACCTTTTTTGTTAAAATCTATGGCAAAGGACACTTCATTTACAACCTTGGGGATTTTTTCGATTGCCACGTATCcatattctttaaagattCTCTGGTCACCTATTGTTGATTCGATATATGATTCTAAAGTTGGCAGAAGAAGGTCATGGATTATACCCATCCAACTACTCAGCGGATCAATGCTGTTTATCTTAGGTTGGGCCGTTAGTAACAATTTGGTATTCAAAGGGGTCGATGATGCTTTTCACGGTAGACATACCAATGGATTACACGATTTAAATATTCTTACTCTAGCGTGGTATTTCGGTCTTTTGGTGTTTTTATGCGCAACTCAGGACATCGCAGTTGATGGATGGGCCTTAACAATTTTATCTGCCCAATCCCTATCCTATGCATCAACTGCTCAAACGGTTGGAATCAATTTGGGTTTTTTCTTATCGTTTACaatttttatttcattgAACTCAAGCGATTTCGCCAACAAATATTTTAGAAGTCAACCGCTAGAGCATGGCTTTGTTAGTCTGGGTGGTTATATGAAGTTTGCTGGAATTCTTTACATTTTGGTGACCATCTATGTGATTATGTTTACAAGGGAAAGGCCTTTAGATGACGTTTTACCAAGATTAGGACCTTCGGCAGCCAAAAAATACGACGAATCTAAATATGCAGCGGAATATCCTGATGGAGATGCCATTGGTACTAGTAATAAGGCAAGTATCAAATATACTTACAAATGCTTTGgcagaattttgaaattaaaatcgGTACAAACATTAGTATTTATCCATTTAACTTCTAAGTTAGCATTCCAATGCAACGAAGCAGCTACAAATTTAAAACTGTTGGAACGTGGATTTAAGAAAGAGGATTTGGCGGTGACCGTTTTAATTGATGTTCCATTCGAAGTGATCTTTGGATATTACGTCGCCAAATGGAGTTCAGAATcgaatcatcatcaccattcACCTCGTCCAATAGTATCTCATAGAAACAGTTGGGTTAGATTTTTAGTGGGTGACCCAGGTATTTTAACACCTTGGCTTTGGGGGTTCTTGGGTAGATTAGCAGCAGCGGCTCTGGGTAGTTATGTGCTTAGCGTTTTCCCCAAAGATTCTCAAATTACCAAACCTTTCTTCCTTTTAGTCATTATCCAACATCTCCTGGGATCATTCATGAATACTGTGCAATTTGTCGGTATTTCTGCCTTTCATACACGGGTTGCTGATCCCGTAGTTGGTGGTACTTACATGACACTATTGAACACTTTAAGCAATTTTGGCGGTACTTGGCCACGCTTGATAATCATGTCAATGATTAACTATTTTACCGTTTACGAATGTTACGTGCCCGCGACAAATCATGCTATCACCTATCAAGGAGGTAGTATGGAAAGATGTACCGAAGGCCTTAATGGTAAACTCTCTATCCTAAGAGATGGGTATTATGTGACAAATGGTATGTGTGTGCTCTTTGGATTAATCCTTTATTTTGGATTcttaaagaagaaggccCAACAATTGCAGACTATACCGGTTGATTCCTGGCGTTGTTCTTAA
- the SOH1 gene encoding mediator complex subunit SOH1 (similar to uniprot|P38633 Saccharomyces cerevisiae YGL127C SOH1 Protein with sequence similarity to RNA polymerases; interacts with a DNA repair protein, Rad5p, in the two-hybrid system; may provide a link between recombination in direct repeats and transcription): MSVEADQEPPVAEEVPSLPTRFEVELEFVQSLANIPYVTYLLTQQQQLWKDPKFKNYLKYLEYWCEPPYALCIVYPNCLFVLKLINGFMENSTVNEDGLLDGLEDLPKVLQMQGPQWMNEMVDRWVS; encoded by the coding sequence ATGTCTGTGGAAGCTGATCAAGAGCCACCGGTCGCCGAAGAGGTTCCTTCGCTACCTACTAGATTCGAAGTTGAGTTAGAATTTGTGCAGTCTTTGGCTAATATACCATATGTCACCTACCTTTTAACGCAACAGCAACAGTTGTGGAAGGATCccaaatttaaaaattatttAAAATACCTAGAGTATTGGTGTGAACCACCATACGCACTTTGTATTGTCTATCCAAACTGTCTTTTTgtgttgaaattgatcaatggcTTTATGGAGAACTCTACGGTTAACGAAGATGGGCTGCTGGATGGCCTCGAAGACTTGCCCAAGGTACTACAAATGCAAGGTCCACAATGGATGAACGAAATGGTCGACAGATGGGTTTCATAA
- the SCS3 gene encoding Scs3p (weakly similar to uniprot|P53012 Saccharomyces cerevisiae YGL126W SCS3 Protein required for inositol prototrophy) → MKRSVRTFGIITLFLCPLTLLLGHILGYLSSYPSSVDKDGWINTVFVKKGWFWTSLVMWMCVYRYGKFNRQSFTRYLILTAWWYVFTQALWFHTAPIMDLIFLATGGLCRFDVLDADGNLNSSFQDSDSRKSRSLSKIYSFLVRFQLTTQDELKGNLASHTLATLRRLMGISNEKSDSTEPLVSPSEINIFIHDSIKSVREISTSAACRATGGHWKGGHDPSGHIFLNTLMIMFLLGELDFFAPLAWSKLSSKGLGPLSYFTTLLDNSPLRNLMQRRPETVGEKIWVVGFLPAWECIQGLIKFIIICVRYLVWENPVLLLIALVILWWYSLIVTTLVFHTVSEQLSGLACAYLVAGGLYWYAIKNNARNQPV, encoded by the coding sequence ATGAAGCGCTCTGTGAGGACGTTTGGGATAATTACATTGTTTCTATGTCCCTTGACGTTGCTACTGGGACATATTCTAGGGTACTTAAGTTCTTATCCATCTTCAGTCGACAAAGATGGTTGGATCAATACTGTCTTCGTCAAGAAGGGTTGGTTTTGGACTTCGTTAGTTATGTGGATGTGCGTATATCGATATGGAAAATTTAACCGTCAATCTTTCACACGTTATTTGATTCTTACTGCCTGGTGGTACGTCTTTACACAAGCTTTATGGTTCCATACTGCGCCTATAATGGATCTGATATTTTTAGCTACTGGTGGTTTATGTCGATTTGACGTCTTAGATGCTGATGGCAATTTGAACTCGAGTTTCCAGGATTCTGATTCTAGAAAATCTCGATCTTTATCCAAGAtatattcatttttggtAAGGTTTCAATTGACTACacaagatgaattaaaagGCAACCTGGCGTCACATACTTTGGCGACACTTAGGCGATTGATGGGTATTTCCAACGAGAAATCAGATTCAACAGAACCGCTAGTTTCACCTAGTGAAATTAACATTTTCATTCATGATAGTATAAAATCTGTTAGAGAGATAAGCACTTCCGCCGCATGTCGTGCGACTGGTGGTCATTGGAAAGGTGGGCATGACCCATCGGGCCATATATTCCTCAATACTCTGATGATAATGTTTCTATTGGGTGAGTTAGATTTTTTCGCACCATTAGCTTGGTCAAAATTATCTAGTAAAGGTCTGGGACCCTTGAGTTACTTCACTACATTATTAGATAATAGTCCGCTGCGTAATTTGATGCAAAGACGTCCAGAAACggttggtgaaaaaatctGGGTTGTGGGTTTCCTGCCTGCATGGGAATGTATCCAAGgtttgatcaaatttatcattatATGTGTCAGATACCTTGTTTGGGAGAATCCTGTTCTACTTTTGATTGCACTTGTAATACTTTGGTGGTATAGCCTAATAGTTACCACTTTGGTATTTCACACGGTCTCTGAACAACTGTCTGGTCTTGCATGTGCATATTTAGTAGCCGGAGGGTTATATTGGTATGCCATTAAGAACAACGCCAGGAATCAACCGGTATAG
- the GCD6 gene encoding translation initiation factor eIF2B catalytic subunit epsilon (similar to uniprot|P32501 Saccharomyces cerevisiae YDR211W GCD6 Catalytic epsilon subunit of the translation initiation factor eIF2B the guanine-nucleotide exchange factor for eIF2 activity subsequently regulated by phosphorylated eIF2 first identified as a negative regulator of GCN4 expression), whose product MAGKKIKAHPKEEMVQDDRLQAIVLTDSFETRFMPLSNDKPRCLLPLANVPLLEYTLEFLAKAPVKEVYLVCSAHATLISDYIEASKWSFPWSPFKVFTIMSPEARSVGDAMRDLDNKGVIAGDFVLMSGDAVTNLDFDKFWDFHKRMHAKDKDHIVTTCLSKATQFHRTRAFEPASFILDKSDNRCLYYQEIPLPSSRVKTSVEIDPDLLEGVDEFVLRNDLIDCRIDICSPLVPAIFQENFDYQMLRSDFIKGVLSSDLLRKHVYAYITEEYAARVESWQSYDSISQDFIGRWCYPLVLDSNLMPDQTYSYESNHIYKEQGVVLAQSCKIGKCTAIGSRTKIGESALVENCVIGRNCYIGSGAVIRDSHIWDNTVIGNNSVINHSIVASGTKLGTNVVLNDGCIIGFNVVIEDGKELPRGVRVNGTPVKDSEDNAFGLSDEEDEEETPEKDNPEIAFELCGTKGRGYIYEDPLSEDEHDLPIGEEMVSGLSHRLDEVYLSDSSISSVTKSKKKRTMSTNSAYTDREEDPTEFEDEEDFGVEGVATVKRAIENNHDLDTALLELNTLRMSLNVSYHEVRTVTVVALLDRVYHFIATQTLGPKDAANKVFTRWGPMFRREAFDPDEYVDLMNIVMEQVVEQELEKGDLILFSAFNALYDSDILEEEIIYDWWSHVSKDPKFDDIKKLVAKWIEWLKEADEESSGEEEEEEESEEEEEN is encoded by the coding sequence ATGGCCGGCAAGAAGATTAAGGCTCATCCAAAGGAAGAGATGGTCCAAGATGATCGTTTACAAGCGATTGTTTTGACGGATTCCTTCGAAACAAGATTTATGCCCTTGAGTAACGATAAACCAAGATGTCTACTTCCATTGGCTAATGTACCTCTACTTGAATACACTCTAGAATTTCTAGCCAAGGCGCCTGTTAAGGAGGTATACCTGGTTTGTTCAGCACACGCAACACTGATTAGTGATTATATCGAAGCTTCCAAATGGAGTTTCCCCTGGTCACCATTTAAAGTGTTCACTATAATGTCACCGGAGGCAAGATCAGTAGGTGACGCTATGAGAGATTTAGACAACAAGGGTGTGATAGCAGGAGATTTTGTGTTGATGAGTGGTGATGCAGTGACCAATTTagattttgataaattctgGGATTTCCATAAGAGGATGCATGCAAAGGATAAAGATCATATTGTAACTACATGTTTGAGTAAAGCAACCCAATTTCACAGGACTAGAGCATTTGAACCAGCTTCTTTCATCCTAGATAAATCTGATAACAGATGTCTTTACTACCAAGAAATCCCATTGCCCAGTTCTAGAGTGAAAACCTCTGTAGAAATTGATCCAGATCTACTAGAAGGTGTAGACGAATTTGTTTTGAGAAATGACTTGATCGATTGTAGAATCGATATTTGCTCACCATTAGTACCCGCTATTTTCCAAGAGAATTTCGACTATCAAATGTTAAGGTCAGATTTTATTAAGGGTGTTTTATCCAGTGATTTACTGCGTAAACACGTATATGCCTACATTACAGAAGAGTACGCAGCTCGTGTGGAGAGTTGGCAATCTTACGATAGTATTTCACAAGATTTCATTGGCCGTTGGTGTTACCCACTAGTTTTAGACTCCAATTTAATGCCAGATCAAACTTATTCCTACGAATCAAATCATATCTACAAGGAGCAAGGTGTTGTATTGGCACAATCATGTAAGATTGGTAAATGCACTGCTATTGGTTCTCGTACtaaaattggtgaaagTGCATTAGTGGAGAACTGTGTCATTGGCAGAAACTGTTATATCGGTTCAGGTGCAGTAATTAGAGACAGTCACATTTGGGACAATACGGTGATAGGTAACAACAGTGTCATCAACCATAGTATTGTTGCAAGTGGCACTAAATTGGGTACTAATGTTGTACTTAACGATGGATGTATCATAGGATTTAACGTCGTGATAGAAGATGGTAAGGAATTACCTCGTGGTGTGAGAGTTAATGGTACGCCAGTCAAAGACTCGGAAGATAATGCATTTGGTCTTTCcgatgaggaagatgaagaagaaacccCTGAGAAGGATAATCCTGAAATCGCATTTGAATTATGTGGTACCAAGGGTCGTGGTTACATTTATGAAGATCCACTTTCCGAAGATGAACATGATTTACCGATTGGTGAGGAAATGGTCAGTGGATTGTCTCACCGTTTAGACGAAGTTTATTTGAGTGACAGTTCCATTTCTTCTGTCACTAAAAGTAAAAAGAAGCGTACAATGTCTACGAACAGTGCTTACACCGatagagaagaagatccaACAGagtttgaagatgaagaagattttggtGTTGAAGGTGTTGCTACCGTAAAGAGAGCTATCGAAAACAACCACGATTTAGATACTGCTCTATTGGAATTAAACACATTGAGAATGAGTTTAAACGTTTCATATCATGAAGTGAGAACCGTTACAGTTGTTGCACTTTTGGATAGAGTTTATCATTTTATCGCTACCCAAACGTTAGGTCCAAAGGATGCAGCTAATAAGGTTTTCACACGCTGGGGTCCCATGTTCCGCAGAGAAGCTTTTGATCCTGATGAATACGTAGATTTAATGAACATTGTCATGGAACAAGttgttgaacaagaattggagaaagGTGATTTAATTCTGTTCAGCGCTTTCAACGCTCTTTACGATAGCGATATACTAGAAGAGGAAATCATTTACGACTGGTGGTCTCACGTCTCGaaagatccaaaattcGACGatataaagaaattggtagCTAAATGGATCGAATGGTTGAAAGAAGCGGATGAAGAATCTTCCGGTGAggaagaggaggaagaggagagtgaagaagaagaagaaaattaa
- the TCP1 gene encoding chaperonin-containing T-complex alpha subunit TCP1 (highly similar to uniprot|P12612 Saccharomyces cerevisiae YDR212W TCP1 tailless complex polypeptide 1 chaperonin subunit alpha) has product MSQVYNNSHSDTLFLGGEKISGDDIRNQNVLAAAAVANVVKSSLGPVGLDKMLVDDIGDFTVTNDGATILSLLDVQHPAGKILVELAQQQDREIGDGTTSVVIVAAELLRRANELVKNKIHPTTIITGFRLALREAIRFINEVLSISVDTLGKSTLVNIAKTSMSSKIIGSESEFFSNLVVDALLAVKTQNSKNEVKYPVKAVNILKAHGKSAKESVLVHGYALNCTVASQACPKRIGGGNVKIACLDINLQKARMAMGVQINIDDPEQLEQIRKREAGIILERVKKIIDSGAQVVLTTKGIDDLCLKEFVEAKIMAVRRCKKEDLRRIARATGATLISSMSNLEGDETFESSSLGTCQEVVQSKFSDDECILIKGTSKHSSSSIVLRGPNDYSLDEMERSIHDSLSVVKRTLESGNVVPGGGCVETALNIYLDNFATTVGSREQLAIAEFAQALTVIPKTLAVNAAKDSSELIAKLRAYHAASQMAKLDDHKRRNYKNYGLDLIKGKIVDEVSSGVLEPTISKVKSLKSALEACVAILRIDTMIAVDPEPPKEDPHGH; this is encoded by the coding sequence ATGTCTCAGGTGTATAATAATTCTCATTCAGACACCCTTTTCcttggtggtgaaaagattagTGGTGATGACATTAGAAATCAAAATGTCTTAGCTGCTGCTGCAGTGGCTAATGTTGttaaatcttcattggGTCCAGTTGGATTAGACAAAATGCTTGTCGACGATATTGGTGATTTCACAGTTACAAATGATGGTGCAACGATTCTATCACTACTAGACGTACAGCATCCAGCGGGTAAAATTCTAGTTGAATTGGCCCAACAACAGGATCGtgaaattggtgatggtaCCACAAGTGTTGTTATTGTAGCTGCAGAATTATTAAGAAGAGCCAATGAACTAgtaaagaataaaattcATCCTACCACAATCATCACAGGATTTAGACTCGCATTGAGAGAAGCTATTAGGTTTATTAATGAGGTTCTTTCCATTAGCGTTGACACTTTGGGTAAGAGTACTTTGGTTAATATTGCCAAGACTAGTATGTCATCCAAGATTATCGGTTCAGAATCAGAGTTTTTCAGTAATTTAGTGGTGGATGCTCTATTAGCCGTGAAAACTcaaaattcgaaaaatgaAGTCAAATATCCAGTTAAGGCAGTTAATATTCTAAAGGCACATGGTAAGAGTGCTAAAGAGTCTGTTTTAGTACATGGATATGCACTAAACTGTACAGTCGCATCTCAAGCATGTCCCAAACGTATCGGAGGTGGTAACGTTAAAATTGCATGTCTTGATATAAATCTACAAAAGGCTCGTATGGCAATGGGTGTACAAATCAATATTGATGATCCTGAACAATTAGAACAAATTCGTAAGCGTGAGGCAGGAATCATTTTAGAAAGAGTCAAGAAAATTATTGATTCTGGCGCACAAGTTGTGTTAACTACAAAGGGTATTGATGATTTGTGTTTGAAGGAGTTTGTCGAAGCTAAGATAATGGCAGTAAGGCGCTGTAAGAAGGAAGATTTAAGAAGAATTGCTCGTGCAACCGGTGCTACTTTGATCAGTTCAATGTCGAACTTGGAAGGTGATGAAACTTTCGAAAGTAGCAGTTTAGGTACTTGTCAGGAAGTGGTGCAATCTAAATTTTCCGATGATGAATGTATTTTGATTAAAGGTACCTCTAAGCACTCTTCATCGTCGATTGTGCTCCGTGGTCCTAACGATTACTCGcttgatgaaatggaacGTTCTATTCACGATTCACTCTCAGTTGTCAAGAGAACCTTAGAAAGTGGTAATGTGGTCCCAGGTGGTGGTTGTGTGGAAACCGCCTTGAACATCtatttggataattttgCAACAACAGTGGGATCTCGTGAACAATTAGCAATTGCTGAATTTGCACAAGCTCTAACAGTTATCCCAAAGACTCTAGCCGTCAATGCTGCAAAGGACTCAAGCGAACTGATCGCTAAACTAAGAGCTTATCACGCTGCAAGTCAAATGGCTAAACTAGATGACCATAAAAGACGtaattacaaaaattacGGTTTAGATTTAATCAAGGGTAAGATAGTCGACGAAGTATCATCTGGTGTTCTAGAACCAACTATAAGCAAAGttaaatctttgaaatctgcATTGGAAGCATGCGTCGCTATCCTAAGAATCGACACCATGATTGCAGTAGACCCAGAGCCACCTAAGGAGGATCCTCACGGACACTGA
- the CDC42 gene encoding Rho family GTPase CDC42 (highly similar to uniprot|P19073 Saccharomyces cerevisiae YLR229C CDC42 Small rho-like GTPase essential for establishment and maintenance of cell polarity mutants have defects in the organization of actin and septins), with protein sequence MQTLKCVVVGDGAVGKTCLLISYTTNQFPADYVPTVFDNYAVTVMIGDEPYTLGLFDTAGQEDYDRLRPLSYPSTDVFLVCFSVISPPSFENVKEKWFPEVHHHCPGVPCLIVGTQVDLRDDKVIIEKLQRQRLRPISQAEGERLSRELRAVKYVECSALTQRGLKNVFDEAIVAALEPPVIKKSKKCTIL encoded by the coding sequence ATGCAAACTCTAAAGTGTGTTGTTGTAGGAGATGGTGCTGTGGGTAAAACGTGTCTTTTGATATCTTACACAACGAATCAGTTCCCAGCAGATTATGTACCAACGGTTTTTGATAACTATGCTGTTACTGTTATGATCGGTGATGAGCCATATACATTAGGTCTATTTGATACTGCAGGTCAAGAAGATTACGATAGGCTGAGACCACTTTCTTATCCATCAACCGACGTATTTTTAGTATGTTTCAGCGTTATATCCCCTCCATCATTCGAAAACGTTAAGGAGAAATGGTTCCCAGAAGTGCATCACCATTGTCCAGGAGTTCCATGTTTAATCGTTGGTACGCAGGTAGATCTTAGGGACGATAAAGtaattattgaaaaattacagagGCAAAGATTGCGTCCAATTTCACAGGCAGAAGGTGAAAGACtttcaagagaattgagAGCTGTTAAGTATGTTGAATGTTCTGCCTTGACTCAACGTGGATTGAAAAACGTTTTTGATGAGGCCATTGTGGCCGCATTGGAACCACCGGTAATTAagaaatccaaaaaatGTACTATTTTGTAG